The Pseudostreptobacillus hongkongensis genome includes the window GATTACTTCCAAATACCTAATGATCCAAGAGGAAAAATAAGCTACTTATACAACCAAAAATTCTGGGATTATGTTGCTGAAATGGGAGATGAACATTCAATTCCTAAACAATCAGCTTACGACTTAATAAAAATGCACTTAGAAAGAGGAGATAAAGTATTCTTCATCACAGGAAGAACTAAACACTCTAAAGATCAAAACTATACTTCAACTAAATTATCAAAAACTTTACAAAGATTCTTTGATATGCCAAATGAAGTATTCGTAGAATATACTGCTGATACACCTACTGGTGGATTCAAATATGATAAATCATTCTACATGAAAAAACATAATGTTTCATTACACTATGGAGATAGCGATGATGATATCTTAGCAGCTAGAGAATTAGGAATCAGAGGAATAAGAGTTCAAAGAGCATATAACTCAACTAATCCTCAAAAATTAAATGGTGGATACGGAGAAGAAGTTTTAATCAACTCAGCTTGGTAAAAATACTAAAAGGAGGCAATGCCTCCTTTTAATTTATCTGAATATTTCTATAA containing:
- the aphA gene encoding acid phosphatase AphA — its product is MKKLFLTLAVLSTGVVFAAGPKVPYTHEGFYSTEKTQKPIHFVSVDDIKKSLEGKGPINVSFDIDDTLLHSSGYFRYGIDYFQIPNDPRGKISYLYNQKFWDYVAEMGDEHSIPKQSAYDLIKMHLERGDKVFFITGRTKHSKDQNYTSTKLSKTLQRFFDMPNEVFVEYTADTPTGGFKYDKSFYMKKHNVSLHYGDSDDDILAARELGIRGIRVQRAYNSTNPQKLNGGYGEEVLINSAW